A region from the Spirochaeta thermophila DSM 6192 genome encodes:
- a CDS encoding acetyl-CoA carboxylase biotin carboxylase subunit — MIRSVFIANRGEIAVRIIRTCKEMGIRTVVACSEADRTSLAVRMADEAVCVGPPPASESYLNQSNLIAAAVLKGCDAVHPGFGFLSERADFARRVREEGLVFIGPSPEVIHLLGDKVQAKETARKYGVPVIPGSDGAVEDVAQARALVREMGFPVIVKAAAGGGGKGMRIVWKEEDLERTLRIASQEAEKAFSDGTLYIEKFLQNPRHVEVQLLGDAHGNVVHLGERDCSVQKNHQKLVEESPSPVVTPEMREAMGEAAVRLFKGIGYVGAGTVEFLVADGRFYFMEVNARIQVEHPVTEMITGVDIVREQIRAAGGEALSITQDEVRLDGYALECRINALSPGKVTAFHAPAGFKTRIDSYLYTGAEVPPFYDSLVAKVIVGATTREEGIARMLRALDELVVEGITVNTDLQKRIVSHPIFRSGRFGTDVLEKILEEGGQE; from the coding sequence ATGATCCGATCGGTCTTCATCGCGAACAGGGGTGAGATCGCGGTCCGTATCATCCGAACATGCAAGGAGATGGGGATCCGTACCGTGGTGGCCTGCTCGGAGGCGGATCGCACCTCGCTCGCCGTGCGGATGGCCGACGAGGCGGTGTGCGTGGGACCTCCGCCCGCATCCGAGAGCTACCTCAATCAGAGCAACCTCATCGCCGCAGCGGTCCTCAAGGGGTGTGACGCCGTGCACCCCGGATTCGGTTTCCTCTCGGAACGGGCGGACTTCGCCCGCAGGGTGAGGGAGGAGGGCCTCGTCTTCATCGGCCCCTCGCCCGAGGTGATCCACCTCCTGGGGGACAAGGTCCAGGCCAAGGAGACCGCTCGGAAGTACGGCGTACCGGTGATTCCGGGGAGCGACGGCGCGGTGGAAGACGTGGCGCAGGCCAGGGCCCTCGTGAGGGAGATGGGCTTTCCCGTGATCGTCAAGGCCGCGGCAGGTGGCGGAGGGAAGGGGATGCGGATCGTGTGGAAGGAGGAGGACCTCGAGCGTACGCTCCGCATCGCCTCGCAGGAGGCCGAGAAGGCCTTCTCCGACGGCACCCTCTACATCGAGAAGTTCCTCCAGAATCCTCGGCACGTGGAGGTCCAGCTCCTCGGGGATGCCCACGGCAACGTGGTCCACCTCGGGGAGCGGGACTGCTCCGTGCAGAAGAACCACCAGAAGCTGGTGGAAGAGAGCCCTTCGCCGGTGGTCACTCCCGAGATGCGCGAGGCCATGGGGGAGGCCGCGGTGCGGCTCTTCAAGGGCATAGGATATGTGGGAGCGGGCACGGTGGAGTTCCTCGTGGCCGACGGTCGGTTCTACTTCATGGAGGTGAACGCCCGCATCCAGGTGGAGCACCCGGTGACCGAGATGATCACCGGCGTGGACATCGTGCGTGAACAGATCAGGGCGGCCGGTGGAGAGGCCCTGTCCATCACCCAGGATGAGGTGCGTCTCGACGGATACGCCCTCGAGTGCCGCATCAACGCCCTCTCGCCTGGGAAGGTGACGGCCTTCCACGCCCCTGCAGGATTCAAGACCAGGATCGACAGCTACCTCTACACCGGTGCCGAGGTGCCGCCCTTCTACGACTCCCTCGTGGCCAAAGTGATCGTGGGTGCCACCACGAGGGAAGAGGGGATCGCCCGGATGCTCCGCGCCCTCGACGAGCTCGTGGTGGAGGGGATCACGGTGAATACCGACCTCCAGAAGCGCATCGTCTCCCACCCCATCTTCCGGAGCGGTCGGTTCGGTACCGACGTGCTCGAGAAGATCCTCGAGGAAGGAGGCCAGGAATGA
- a CDS encoding acetyl-CoA carboxylase carboxyltransferase subunit alpha, with amino-acid sequence MDEIRTHLEKLKASIERTRPDLLPDLDLLIKKWEEKTKEDQRVSAWHRVELARHIQRPTTLDYIQRIFDSFMELHGDRGCGDDPAIVGGIALFEGFPVTVIGHQKGRNMKENLMRNYGMAHPEGYRKALRLAKQAEKFSRPVITFIDTSGAYPGMTAEERGIGEAIARNLKEFSVLEVPVVCVVIGEGGSGGALGIGVGDEIYMLENAIYSVISPEGCASILLRDASKAKEAAELMKLTAQDLLAFGIIDGIVPEPPGGAHTDPDRTAGEIKKTLKDALKRLRQKKPAQLVKERSQKYFSIGVFEEGGEEGSSLLRRLFGQQTGA; translated from the coding sequence ATGGATGAGATAAGGACCCACCTGGAGAAGCTCAAGGCCTCCATTGAACGCACTCGACCCGACCTCCTGCCCGACCTCGACCTCCTCATAAAGAAGTGGGAAGAGAAGACGAAGGAGGACCAGCGGGTCTCGGCGTGGCACAGGGTAGAGCTGGCCAGACACATCCAGCGGCCCACCACCCTCGACTACATCCAGCGCATCTTCGACTCCTTCATGGAACTCCACGGCGACCGGGGGTGCGGGGACGACCCCGCCATCGTGGGGGGGATCGCCCTCTTCGAGGGATTCCCGGTCACGGTGATCGGCCACCAGAAGGGCCGGAACATGAAGGAGAACCTCATGCGCAACTACGGTATGGCCCACCCCGAGGGGTATCGTAAGGCTCTCAGACTCGCCAAACAGGCCGAGAAGTTCTCCCGGCCGGTGATCACCTTCATCGATACCTCAGGGGCCTATCCCGGCATGACCGCGGAGGAACGGGGGATCGGTGAAGCCATCGCCCGCAACCTCAAGGAGTTCAGCGTGCTCGAGGTGCCGGTGGTCTGCGTGGTGATAGGGGAGGGCGGTTCGGGAGGAGCGCTCGGCATCGGCGTGGGGGACGAGATCTACATGCTGGAGAACGCCATCTACTCGGTCATCTCGCCCGAGGGATGTGCCTCCATCCTCCTGCGGGACGCATCAAAGGCCAAGGAGGCGGCCGAACTCATGAAGCTCACCGCCCAGGACCTCCTCGCCTTCGGGATCATCGACGGGATCGTCCCCGAACCCCCGGGTGGAGCGCACACCGATCCCGATCGCACCGCCGGAGAGATCAAGAAGACCCTCAAGGATGCGCTCAAACGGCTCAGGCAGAAGAAACCCGCCCAGCTCGTGAAGGAACGGAGCCAGAAATACTTCTCCATCGGCGTGTTCGAGGAGGGAGGGGAGGAAGGTTCCTCGCTGCTCCGACGTCTCTTCGGCCAGCAGACCGGCGCCTGA
- a CDS encoding glycoside hydrolase family 43 protein, whose translation MKRDDIQIRDPYILCEDGLYYLYGTTDPDPWRGEGVGFDVYVSRDLEEWEGPHPAFRPPGRFWGRFNFWAPEVHVYGGAYYLFASFKAEGHCRATQVFRATSPLGPFRPHSPDPLTPRGWECLDGTLHVEGGQPWMVFCREWVQVHDGEIWAVRLSEDLLTAVGVPVLLFRASSASWPAPLERRDGSGRHDARVTDGPFLWRGPSGRLYLLWSSLGSTGYEMGVAVSRTGKVEGPWIHEPEPLLVGDRGHAMIFRTLDGRWSLAYHHPNRTPEERFHYVEVEESEEGLRLKGEEH comes from the coding sequence ATGAAACGTGACGATATCCAGATACGAGACCCCTATATCCTCTGTGAGGACGGGCTCTACTATCTCTACGGTACCACGGATCCCGATCCCTGGAGAGGGGAGGGGGTCGGATTCGATGTCTATGTGAGCCGGGACCTCGAGGAATGGGAAGGGCCTCATCCTGCGTTCCGGCCGCCCGGACGGTTCTGGGGTCGCTTCAACTTCTGGGCCCCCGAGGTACACGTGTACGGTGGGGCCTACTACCTCTTCGCTTCGTTCAAGGCGGAAGGACACTGCAGGGCCACCCAGGTATTCCGCGCCACCTCACCGCTCGGGCCGTTCCGCCCCCACTCTCCCGATCCGCTCACTCCCCGAGGGTGGGAGTGCCTCGACGGCACGCTCCACGTGGAAGGGGGGCAGCCCTGGATGGTCTTCTGCCGGGAATGGGTGCAGGTGCACGACGGCGAGATCTGGGCGGTTCGACTCTCGGAGGACCTTCTCACCGCGGTGGGCGTCCCGGTGCTCCTCTTCCGCGCCTCCTCGGCGTCATGGCCCGCTCCACTGGAACGGAGGGACGGCTCGGGAAGGCACGACGCGAGGGTGACCGACGGCCCCTTCCTCTGGAGGGGTCCGAGCGGTAGGCTCTACCTCCTCTGGTCGAGTCTGGGCAGCACCGGCTACGAGATGGGGGTGGCCGTCTCCAGGACAGGAAAGGTCGAAGGCCCGTGGATCCATGAGCCAGAACCGCTCCTCGTCGGGGATCGCGGGCACGCCATGATCTTCCGAACCTTGGATGGGAGGTGGTCTCTCGCCTACCATCACCCCAACCGGACACCGGAGGAGCGGTTCCACTACGTCGAGGTCGAGGAGAGCGAGGAGGGGCTCCGACTGAAGGGGGAGGAACACTAG
- a CDS encoding endo-1,4-beta-xylanase: protein MMKTSTGSTHPVPRGAILIMAFLVGLGVLHPAGMKERSMAYAPLKEVYKDYFSIGAAVKLGEYNSTPFYQAYGEDVLQHFDSFTAENGMKPENVYRNGTYDFTYGDRLVRYAREHGAVVRGHTLVWHNQTSSLIPRPLPKEEARRLLEEYISTVAGHFRGGIHAWDVVNEAVGDGSQWRTSSPWYQSYGGPEYIREAFEYARMADPDARLFYNDYNVVQPAKRARIVRMIEELDLVEAGLDGIGIQAHWNLQWPSAEEISRTIETFASMGLEVHITELDIDCYNGNPAAPEMAYTSELEEKLARRYAEIFEVLRRHKGEVTSVTFWGIADPDSWLNGFSGGRFLEKRRENYPLLFDGKGDPKEAFFSIINW, encoded by the coding sequence ATGATGAAGACAAGTACGGGAAGTACACACCCTGTACCAAGAGGTGCCATCCTCATCATGGCCTTCCTGGTGGGGCTGGGGGTCCTCCATCCCGCGGGTATGAAGGAGCGTTCCATGGCGTATGCCCCTCTCAAAGAGGTATATAAAGACTACTTCTCCATCGGTGCTGCGGTGAAGCTGGGCGAGTACAACAGCACGCCCTTCTACCAGGCCTACGGAGAGGATGTGCTTCAGCACTTCGACTCGTTCACCGCAGAGAACGGGATGAAGCCCGAGAACGTCTACCGGAATGGCACCTACGACTTCACCTACGGCGACAGGCTCGTCCGATACGCCCGGGAGCATGGGGCCGTGGTGAGAGGCCACACCCTCGTGTGGCACAACCAGACCTCCTCCCTCATCCCACGCCCGCTCCCCAAAGAAGAGGCACGGCGGCTCCTCGAGGAGTACATCAGCACTGTGGCGGGCCATTTCCGGGGGGGGATCCATGCCTGGGACGTGGTGAACGAGGCGGTGGGTGACGGCTCGCAGTGGCGCACCTCTTCTCCCTGGTACCAGTCGTATGGAGGGCCCGAGTACATCAGGGAGGCCTTCGAGTATGCGCGGATGGCGGATCCCGACGCCAGGCTCTTCTACAACGACTACAACGTGGTCCAGCCCGCAAAGAGGGCACGGATCGTCCGCATGATCGAGGAGCTCGATCTCGTCGAGGCCGGTCTCGACGGCATAGGGATCCAGGCCCACTGGAACCTCCAGTGGCCCTCTGCCGAGGAGATCTCCAGGACGATCGAGACCTTCGCCTCCATGGGGCTTGAGGTGCACATCACCGAGCTCGACATCGACTGCTACAACGGCAACCCCGCGGCCCCGGAGATGGCGTACACATCGGAACTCGAAGAGAAGCTCGCCCGTCGCTACGCGGAGATATTCGAGGTCCTCAGGCGACACAAGGGCGAGGTCACATCGGTCACGTTCTGGGGTATCGCGGATCCCGATTCGTGGCTCAACGGGTTCTCGGGAGGACGCTTTCTTGAAAAGCGAAGGGAGAACTATCCCCTGCTCTTCGACGGAAAGGGCGATCCCAAGGAGGCCTTTTTCTCGATCATCAACTGGTAG
- a CDS encoding AMP-dependent synthetase/ligase yields the protein MSTVYETLPQRMRRKILEEFPEAVALYVKDSQGVFQPTPYREWWSKVKETAAGLKEMGIERGEHVGLISDNRWEWITLDMALLSLGAVDVPRGSDSTAEEIAYILSHAECRRVIIENPALAHKVFSRKEKLGGVSQVILIEGEPEQCELPEGVACTTFAELAARGKEVLAQDPEMVDREIDQGTGDDLATIIYTSGTTGEPKGVMLPHRSFIFQIDKLKKPLNVEVGDIFLSILPIWHSFERAVDYILMERGGAVAYSKPVGKILLEDMTKVRPQWLAAVPRVFEGIRNAVYRNVNKGPAVSRVLFHFFVGVGELYAYFSNMFRGLLPDFLPRNRILDKVVAFVPLALLAPFRGLGEVLVFRKLKAKLGGRFKTGVSGGGALPPHVDTFFQAVGIQVLEGYGLTETGPVLAVRDQKAPMVGTVGPLLDEVEYKVLDEHGNPLPPGHKGVLWVKSPQVMLGYYKRPEATAEVLKDGWLNTGDLVRFTHGREFAIVGRAKDTIVLRGGENVEPGPIEEKLKESEFIENAVVVGQDQKFLGALIVPNRERIEEYAREKGLSYMEYEDLVEQAEVQEAINDEIQRLISPAQGFKPFERIFRFEVIPKSFEVGVELTPSLKVKRHVISEMYREKIERLFSR from the coding sequence ATGAGTACGGTATACGAGACCCTGCCTCAACGTATGAGGCGAAAGATCCTCGAGGAGTTCCCCGAGGCAGTCGCCCTCTATGTGAAAGACTCCCAGGGGGTCTTCCAGCCCACGCCGTACAGGGAGTGGTGGTCCAAGGTGAAGGAGACGGCGGCCGGGCTCAAGGAGATGGGAATCGAGCGGGGCGAACACGTGGGGCTCATAAGCGACAACAGGTGGGAATGGATCACCCTGGACATGGCGCTACTCTCCCTGGGTGCGGTGGACGTGCCGCGGGGAAGCGATTCCACGGCCGAGGAGATCGCCTACATCCTCTCGCACGCGGAGTGCAGACGGGTAATCATAGAGAATCCGGCCCTGGCACACAAGGTGTTCTCCAGGAAGGAGAAACTCGGTGGGGTTTCCCAGGTGATCCTCATCGAAGGCGAGCCGGAGCAGTGTGAGCTACCCGAAGGAGTAGCCTGTACCACCTTTGCCGAGCTGGCTGCCCGGGGAAAGGAAGTCCTCGCTCAGGATCCCGAGATGGTCGACCGCGAGATAGACCAGGGGACGGGCGACGACCTCGCCACCATCATCTACACCTCCGGTACGACGGGAGAGCCCAAAGGGGTGATGCTCCCCCATCGGAGTTTCATCTTCCAGATCGATAAGCTCAAGAAGCCTCTCAACGTCGAGGTGGGAGACATCTTTCTCTCCATCCTCCCGATATGGCACTCCTTCGAGCGTGCCGTGGACTATATTCTCATGGAACGCGGAGGCGCCGTGGCCTATTCGAAACCGGTGGGGAAGATCCTTCTCGAGGACATGACCAAGGTACGGCCCCAGTGGCTCGCTGCGGTTCCCCGGGTCTTCGAAGGGATACGGAACGCGGTCTACCGCAACGTGAACAAGGGTCCGGCCGTCTCCAGGGTGCTCTTCCACTTCTTCGTGGGGGTGGGAGAGCTCTACGCCTACTTCTCCAACATGTTCCGCGGTCTCCTGCCCGACTTCCTCCCCCGGAACCGCATCCTCGACAAGGTGGTGGCCTTCGTGCCTCTGGCGCTCCTCGCCCCCTTCCGTGGTTTAGGAGAGGTGCTCGTCTTTCGAAAGCTCAAGGCAAAACTGGGCGGCAGGTTCAAGACAGGGGTCTCCGGAGGGGGTGCGCTTCCGCCTCATGTGGATACGTTCTTCCAGGCGGTGGGTATACAGGTCCTCGAGGGCTACGGCCTCACCGAGACAGGACCTGTGCTCGCCGTGCGGGACCAGAAGGCCCCCATGGTCGGTACCGTGGGTCCCCTTCTCGACGAGGTGGAGTACAAGGTGCTCGATGAGCACGGGAATCCCCTGCCTCCGGGACACAAGGGGGTGCTCTGGGTGAAGAGCCCCCAGGTGATGCTCGGCTACTACAAACGTCCCGAGGCCACGGCCGAGGTCCTCAAGGACGGATGGCTCAACACGGGGGATCTGGTACGGTTCACCCACGGTCGGGAGTTCGCCATAGTCGGCCGGGCAAAGGACACCATCGTGCTCCGGGGAGGGGAGAACGTGGAGCCAGGTCCCATCGAGGAGAAGCTCAAGGAGTCGGAGTTCATCGAGAACGCGGTGGTGGTGGGACAGGACCAGAAGTTCCTCGGCGCCCTCATCGTCCCCAACAGGGAGCGGATAGAGGAGTACGCGCGGGAGAAGGGCCTCTCCTACATGGAGTACGAGGACCTGGTGGAACAGGCAGAGGTCCAGGAGGCCATCAACGACGAGATCCAGCGGCTCATCAGCCCGGCGCAGGGGTTCAAGCCTTTCGAGAGGATCTTCCGCTTCGAGGTGATCCCCAAATCCTTTGAGGTGGGTGTGGAGCTCACCCCCTCACTCAAGGTGAAACGCCACGTGATAAGCGAGATGTATCGCGAGAAGATAGAGAGGTTGTTCTCCCGCTGA
- a CDS encoding TlpA family protein disulfide reductase, producing the protein MRWWAMVLVLSLATMGCSAQQSESQKQAPGLGQKALERVSVSLEESLEGYLARAGFSTPSTPVPAPDFMLPLLEGGQVSLSDYRGKVVLLNFWATWCPPCRMEMPSIETMVRALKGEEVVFLAVDVQEQKSQVSSFIKENGYTFPVLLDATGQVARMYAVSGIPTTYFIDKEGNVRGKLVGARNWDAQVVYEAIKRALAE; encoded by the coding sequence ATGCGATGGTGGGCGATGGTGTTGGTGCTCTCCCTTGCGACGATGGGGTGCAGTGCGCAGCAGTCGGAATCCCAGAAGCAAGCGCCCGGACTGGGGCAGAAGGCTCTCGAACGGGTGAGCGTCTCGCTGGAGGAGTCGTTGGAGGGGTATCTCGCACGGGCGGGGTTCAGTACGCCGTCCACCCCGGTACCCGCGCCGGATTTCATGCTCCCCCTGCTCGAGGGGGGCCAGGTGTCGCTCTCGGATTACAGGGGGAAGGTGGTGCTCCTCAACTTCTGGGCCACGTGGTGCCCGCCGTGTCGTATGGAGATGCCGTCTATCGAAACCATGGTGAGGGCGCTTAAGGGAGAGGAGGTGGTCTTCCTCGCGGTGGATGTGCAGGAACAGAAGAGCCAGGTGAGCTCGTTCATCAAGGAGAACGGGTACACCTTCCCCGTGCTTCTCGATGCCACGGGGCAGGTGGCGCGCATGTACGCGGTGTCGGGGATCCCCACCACCTACTTCATCGACAAAGAGGGGAACGTGAGGGGGAAGCTCGTGGGAGCACGTAACTGGGATGCCCAGGTGGTCTACGAGGCGATCAAGAGGGCCCTCGCGGAATGA
- a CDS encoding cytochrome c biogenesis CcdA family protein has translation MSGIAVLPLALLGGVLSFLSPCVLPMVPVYLSLVSGVSVRSIGEERGAVLRAALGFVLGFSIVFAVLGFVTSRLVGFFSLDWVRWVSGGLVILFGIHTAFDLVPGLNVERRVHVRARAGFIQAVVLGLAFGAGWSPCVGPILAGILVLAGQAQGAGTAIGALLLYAVGLGVPFLLVAVFFERLEGVLSFFKRHATGVRLVSGGFLVGVGVLIVTNRVFVLNATLSGWALGLYEAARSFREAHPVIARLGAGGVLVLLGGMGLWRGLVGRGRGRRGWVWGVAVGGVLGVLGALGMGGVWDPGAAVVWVLGGGATF, from the coding sequence ATGAGCGGGATCGCGGTGCTCCCTCTGGCCCTCCTTGGAGGGGTGCTCTCCTTCCTCTCGCCGTGTGTGCTCCCGATGGTGCCGGTGTACCTCTCCCTCGTCTCGGGGGTGTCGGTACGGTCGATCGGTGAGGAACGGGGGGCGGTGCTCCGTGCGGCGCTGGGGTTCGTGCTGGGGTTCTCGATCGTGTTCGCGGTGCTGGGGTTCGTGACCTCCCGGCTGGTGGGGTTCTTCTCCCTGGACTGGGTGCGCTGGGTCTCGGGTGGGCTCGTCATCCTGTTCGGGATCCACACGGCGTTCGATCTGGTCCCGGGGTTGAACGTGGAGCGAAGGGTACACGTGAGGGCCCGGGCGGGGTTCATCCAGGCGGTGGTCCTGGGGCTGGCCTTCGGGGCGGGGTGGAGTCCGTGCGTGGGGCCGATCCTGGCGGGGATCCTGGTGCTCGCGGGTCAGGCCCAGGGGGCGGGGACGGCGATCGGGGCACTCCTCCTCTACGCGGTCGGCCTGGGGGTGCCGTTCCTCCTGGTGGCGGTGTTCTTCGAGCGGCTCGAGGGGGTGCTCTCGTTCTTCAAGCGCCACGCCACGGGGGTGAGGCTGGTCTCGGGGGGGTTCCTGGTGGGGGTAGGGGTGCTCATCGTGACGAACAGGGTGTTCGTGCTCAACGCCACGCTCTCGGGATGGGCCCTCGGGCTCTACGAGGCGGCCCGCTCGTTCCGGGAGGCGCACCCGGTGATCGCCCGGCTCGGGGCGGGTGGGGTGCTGGTGCTGCTGGGGGGGATGGGCCTCTGGCGCGGACTGGTGGGGAGGGGCCGGGGGCGGCGCGGATGGGTGTGGGGCGTGGCCGTGGGTGGGGTGCTGGGGGTGCTGGGCGCGCTGGGGATGGGGGGCGTGTGGGATCCGGGTGCGGCGGTGGTGTGGGTGCTGGGGGGAGGCGCCACGTTCTAA
- the accB gene encoding acetyl-CoA carboxylase biotin carboxyl carrier protein, translating into MNLEEIFALMDRFEKSGLDVLKIEQEDFTIVLKKHPAVPASQPVMIAPHPATPQAAPVAAPTTQEGAEGISAAAPGAPDLEVITSPIVGTFYRAPSPDAPPFVEEGQRVERGQTLCIIEAMKIMNELEAEFPMEIVRVLAENGQMVEYGTPLFEVRRL; encoded by the coding sequence ATGAATCTGGAAGAGATCTTCGCCCTCATGGACCGGTTCGAGAAGAGCGGCCTCGACGTCCTCAAGATAGAACAGGAGGATTTCACCATCGTCTTGAAGAAACACCCGGCTGTCCCTGCATCACAGCCGGTCATGATCGCGCCGCACCCTGCCACTCCGCAGGCGGCGCCGGTGGCTGCCCCCACCACCCAGGAGGGTGCAGAGGGCATCTCCGCTGCGGCACCGGGAGCCCCCGACCTCGAGGTCATCACCTCGCCCATCGTAGGTACCTTCTACCGGGCCCCCTCCCCCGATGCGCCTCCCTTCGTGGAGGAAGGGCAGAGGGTCGAGCGGGGGCAGACGTTGTGCATCATCGAGGCCATGAAGATCATGAACGAGCTCGAGGCCGAGTTCCCCATGGAGATCGTGCGCGTCCTGGCAGAGAACGGGCAGATGGTGGAGTACGGTACCCCGCTCTTCGAGGTGAGGCGTCTATGA
- a CDS encoding CPBP family intramembrane glutamic endopeptidase gives MGHLQGLVLAEMGVILLLLVPGYASQYAVGPDPISVTLSPDFVLVYGLGALPLMTLVLFLRKVMVRWGVPPFPLGGVREVRPGRVLVTLLGMGVLVGSWAFVFQDIRPDEVLPFRMTPSFFPLWAFLFSLITGYWEEVVFRGYVMGRLTVLGAPGWVATGLSALLFAMGHLYEGGWYGGGFTFLLGVFLGERYARGGNIHEVAWAHALYNMGVLALLWLGGR, from the coding sequence GTGGGACACCTACAGGGCCTGGTCCTCGCGGAGATGGGGGTTATCCTCCTTCTCCTCGTCCCGGGGTATGCATCGCAGTATGCGGTGGGCCCCGATCCTATCAGTGTAACACTTTCTCCCGATTTTGTCCTGGTCTACGGGCTGGGAGCGCTCCCATTGATGACCCTGGTGCTCTTCCTCAGGAAGGTGATGGTCCGCTGGGGCGTGCCTCCCTTCCCCTTGGGGGGGGTGAGGGAGGTGCGTCCCGGCCGGGTCCTGGTCACCCTCCTGGGGATGGGAGTGCTGGTGGGATCGTGGGCATTCGTCTTCCAGGATATCCGGCCGGACGAGGTGCTCCCTTTCCGGATGACGCCATCCTTCTTTCCCCTCTGGGCCTTCCTCTTCTCGCTGATCACGGGGTACTGGGAGGAGGTGGTCTTCCGTGGGTATGTCATGGGTCGTCTCACGGTACTGGGTGCGCCGGGCTGGGTGGCGACGGGTCTTTCGGCACTCCTGTTCGCCATGGGACACCTCTACGAGGGAGGGTGGTACGGCGGGGGGTTCACCTTCCTCCTGGGGGTCTTCCTGGGGGAGCGGTACGCCCGAGGCGGCAACATACACGAGGTGGCGTGGGCCCATGCCCTCTACAACATGGGCGTGCTCGCGCTCCTGTGGCTCGGGGGTCGGTGA
- the accD gene encoding acetyl-CoA carboxylase, carboxyltransferase subunit beta, whose protein sequence is MKLGDVFRKVFGGVGAPQRPGLKPVLGLDPRRFVEKKHQCPVCQTHVDSWDLKEHLYVCPSCDYHFRLDAWERIELLVDEGSFEEYDADLRSDDPLGFPDYREKLQSAMAKTGLNEAVVNGKGAVEGRELLLSVMSFFFIGGSMGSVVGEKVMRAMLRAIDMRLPLLICTASGGARMQEGIFSLMQMAKTSHAAALMEKERIPLFILLTDPTTGGVTASFAMLGDVILAEPGALIGFAGPRVIEGTIRQKLPEGFQRAAFQQEKGFVDAVVHRRDLRKTLTFLMDTHRIPQRGWLGTRGA, encoded by the coding sequence ATGAAACTCGGAGACGTCTTCCGGAAGGTCTTCGGCGGGGTGGGGGCGCCTCAGCGTCCAGGACTCAAGCCCGTGCTCGGCCTCGACCCCCGTCGGTTCGTGGAGAAGAAACACCAGTGCCCCGTGTGCCAGACCCATGTGGATTCCTGGGACCTCAAGGAGCACCTCTACGTATGTCCGTCGTGTGACTACCACTTCAGACTCGACGCATGGGAGCGGATCGAGCTCCTGGTGGACGAGGGCTCCTTCGAGGAGTACGACGCCGATCTCCGGAGCGACGATCCCCTCGGCTTTCCGGACTACAGAGAGAAGCTCCAATCGGCCATGGCGAAGACCGGACTCAACGAGGCGGTGGTGAACGGCAAGGGCGCTGTGGAGGGGAGGGAACTCCTCCTCTCGGTGATGAGCTTCTTCTTCATAGGAGGGAGCATGGGCTCGGTGGTGGGAGAGAAGGTGATGCGGGCCATGCTCCGCGCCATCGACATGCGGCTCCCGCTCCTGATCTGCACGGCCTCGGGAGGGGCCCGTATGCAGGAAGGCATCTTCTCCCTCATGCAGATGGCCAAGACCTCCCACGCGGCGGCCCTCATGGAGAAGGAGCGCATCCCCCTCTTCATCCTCCTCACCGACCCCACCACGGGGGGGGTCACCGCCTCGTTCGCCATGCTCGGGGATGTGATCCTCGCAGAACCCGGAGCCCTCATCGGCTTTGCGGGTCCCCGCGTGATCGAGGGGACCATCCGGCAGAAGCTCCCGGAGGGGTTCCAGCGTGCGGCCTTCCAGCAGGAAAAGGGCTTCGTCGATGCGGTGGTGCATCGTAGGGATCTGAGGAAGACCCTCACCTTCCTCATGGACACCCACAGGATCCCCCAGCGGGGATGGCTCGGTACAAGGGGGGCGTAG
- the fabZ gene encoding 3-hydroxyacyl-ACP dehydratase FabZ produces the protein MQEITALLPHREPFLFVEELEKVSDEEIVGYRTFTEKDFFFKGHFPGYPVVPGVILVETMAQCGGAGVRAKGLIADDKLFFLATIEKAKFRRQVRPGDRVKLVITNQRISSRMIKQSGKAYVGDELAAEAEWLCLVGDVPAEVK, from the coding sequence ATGCAGGAGATCACCGCACTTCTACCCCACAGGGAACCCTTCCTCTTCGTGGAAGAGCTGGAGAAGGTCAGCGACGAGGAGATCGTCGGGTACAGGACATTCACGGAGAAGGACTTCTTCTTCAAGGGACACTTCCCCGGATACCCGGTCGTTCCCGGTGTGATCCTGGTGGAAACCATGGCCCAGTGCGGCGGTGCCGGTGTGCGGGCGAAGGGACTCATCGCCGACGACAAGCTCTTCTTCCTGGCCACCATAGAGAAGGCGAAGTTCAGGCGCCAGGTGAGGCCGGGTGACAGGGTGAAGCTGGTGATCACCAACCAGCGGATCTCGAGCAGGATGATCAAGCAGAGCGGCAAGGCCTATGTGGGCGACGAGCTCGCCGCCGAGGCCGAATGGCTCTGCCTGGTGGGGGATGTACCGGCAGAGGTGAAATGA